The genomic interval TGATGCCATCGATGGAGACGCTAATCTGGAAACTCTTGTCATAGCGCTCATCTAGACGGGAGCATAGACTGAATGTCGCCTTACTGAAGATGGGGGCAATGGGGGCTCAACACTTACCATCATTGTTATCGGTGACCAGCTTGGCTATGAGCCACATCTGTTGGGAGTAGGTCGTCATCAGCGGGGACTTCATGGCAAAGGGGCCCGTGGCCAGCACGGTTTTGCTATGCGCCAGCGTTGTATTGGCCAGGATCTGATGTGCCGTCACTGCGTCTGTGGTTGTTATTGGCGGACCAGTGAGGCCAATTATTATGCCCAGGCCGAAGCAGGTGAAGAAGCCGAGAAAGACCATAACAAATTCACGCTTGTGCATGGAGTACATGCGCATGTGGACGGATCGCTCGCAGCGATCGTGAAAAAAGGCAGGTGAAATGTATTTGTTGAACTCGCTGAATAGGTCACTGAACTGTGACAGGGAGTTCTTGAGGCGCAGCAAAAGGCCACCGGATGGTAGATGATAGGCATAGCCCAAGCCGGAGGTATCTGTGGGCGGCTTGGCCATGGCAGCAGTGCTGTGGAACTATTAATTGCAAGTGTTTTATCTAGTTTGCTTACTTAATCCTTAAATTCacaatatatgcattttttcAATGGTGCCAAAACTGTAAATATCTCTCTTTATGCAGTTGCGCCAGCGCCTTGTTGCAtcgattataatttatttcttgcaattgtttcttttttttggaaaacaaTTTCTACGCTGCTTGCTTGCTGTTGTGAAAAAGTATTGATTTTGGCTGGCAATCGCATATGTTTTGCGCCCTGAGGGTGGGCtatgaatttttgtttgcaggCGCCAGCGCCATATTGTACAGTTTGGCAAGCACTGCGCATGCGCTCTCTTATCAGCTGcctgcaaaatgtaaacaaagccaatttttttttagaggtAAACTTTGTGGTCTTCTCATTTAGTCAATTAATATGTTACACTTGAGCTTACAACTGCACTAGCTAGTTGTTTACTTTAATCCCAATATTTAAGCTGACCATCCCAGCCGGCAGTAACTAGTTTGCTGGCCTCATGCGGATGCCAAAGTGCACTGATGCAGACGCCGTCGTGCGCCTGCcattttttgtacattttcgTCGTCTTCCAGTCCCATATATAGCACTTCCCATCGCCATCGCCCGACACCAGATAGCTCATGTCCGGCGAAAAGTCTAGCTGGCAGGCATAACCAGAGACCATGTGTCCAGTGAAGGTCTTCTTGCGATTCATTTTGAAGCGATTCAAGGCGGAGAATATCACGATTTTGTTGTCCAACGATTGACAGGCCATCCATTTGCCATTGGGCGCCAGCGTGACTGCAGGCATGGAATGCATTGTAGGATCAGCAATGTACTTCATGTCCACGGGTATGTCCCATTCCCAGATGCGCATGGATTTGTCATCTGAGGTAGTCACAAATCTACGATTATCATCCACAAAGGTAATTGTGCTGACAGAGCCCAAATGACGATCATATTCCTGCACAATATCGCCGCTTCGCGTGTCCCACTATGAAATAGATTAATCTTTATTACAATTACTTTGATGATGAACTGTTTAACTTACGCAAATGATCTTTTTGTCAGAGGTGCCGGCCACAAAGAGATGCTGCTTGCTGTTATCCGGATGAAACTTAACGCAGAAGGGCATTTTGCGTGTAGTAAAGCGCGAGACGACATCACCCGTCTCCGCATCCCATAATTTTATATAGCGATCATACGAGGCAGACAGAAAATGCGAGCCCTTGTTGTTCCACGCAATATCTTTAATGGCCTGCCGATGGCCTGAGAACGTACGCACGCAACGTCGATCGCCATAGACCTCCCACAGCTTGACGCGACAATCCATTGAGCCGGAGAGTAGCAAATGCGCCGTCTTGGGAAACCAGCGTATGGACGAGATGCCTTTGTTGTGGCCCGTCcaggtgtgtatgtgtgccttgggcagaaaacattttggcgGAGGCGCGTTCGAACGCAAATTGACGCCCAAATCATGTGGTGCGTGTAGGTACGAGCGCCCTTGGTAATCGTAAGCATCCTTGACTGCAATACAAATAcaagaaaatattaatatatcatttaaaaaaattggttACCCATTCAAATAGGACTCAGCTATTGCCGGCTAACTCACTGTGCAACGTGGACTTTTCTTCGAGCGGTTTGTCCTCGGGTATGCGTCCGCGTTTGTGCCGCTTGGAGAGCAGCTCATCCAGCTCGGCGCGTTCTTGTTCATTAGGTTTGGCGACGCTCACCTCATTCTCGAACTTGCCCCATGGCCCCAGGAAACCCTCCACATCTTCTGGATTATCATTTTTCTCTTGTTTGCgcattttttttggcttggGCGCCTCAAATACCGTTTTGCCATTGTCATCATATGCGGATTGCAAGTCACCAACGTAGGACTGTCCATCGGCAGCCTCATCGACTGTGGGGTCTAAGGCATAGCCATAGGTGTGGAACGTGCGCCGCTGATTCtcaaattcaaatgcatttatgtgTGCCTTCTCCACATAGCCAGCAAGCGTGTTGCGCGGCGCCCGTTGTTGCATGGTCAAATCTGGATGCTCTGGGCCCTGGACGGGCGCATACATCTCATCGTAGCGTGGATTGTAGGTGACTTCCTTAAGCGTTGGATCTAGCGTTCGCGCAACGGCTGCAGCTCCCATCGGCACTACTTCGGGCGCCGCACAAACTGCCAGCGCTGTGGATAGCGAATGCGTTTTGTCCACCGGCTGTAAATGCGCGGGCAACTCTTGCGCTGCATCCTTGCCCTGCTCGTGGTCCGATTCACCCTCGGAGGAGCTGCCGTAGGATTGCAGTCCCAGCATGTTCATCTAAagactgcgcacaaattccgTATACTTGTTGACAAAATGCTGCAAATATAAAACCACTAAActgtacaaaatgaaaacaaaaacgtttATAGAAATTTCCATCAAGGTGGCGTTTCTATGTTAGTTACTTGTTCGTTGTGACTGGCAAATTTGGGAATGCCAACTATTTCAGAAAGCTGGTAAAACTAAATACGTAAAATAATCATCTGGTTGCCCAAGTTAGGAGAATAAAGCTTTATTTCTGCGTTAAATGGTacgtttatatttaaattaaatcatttaaattgaatacaaattaaattttcaaaacaGCAATTTTTGTGTCATACGGAAATGTTATCGAATATTCATATGCGATCTATCGataaacacatacacagcTGTTTAGCAATTTGTCTACTTTTTAATGTGAATGGCAAAATCGTGGACTGCAACACGTGCGCGTTTGTTTTATTCCAAGTTTTTTGATATACATCTGTTTTAAAACCGCAATTCCTTAAAATGTCGATTAGAGAAAAGCTTcttatgaaaaaa from Drosophila virilis strain 15010-1051.87 chromosome 2, Dvir_AGI_RSII-ME, whole genome shotgun sequence carries:
- the LOC116650907 gene encoding uncharacterized protein, whose translation is MEISINVFVFILYSLVVLYLQHFVNKYTEFVRSL
- the LOC6630968 gene encoding pre-mRNA-processing factor 17, with protein sequence MNMLGLQSYGSSSEGESDHEQGKDAAQELPAHLQPVDKTHSLSTALAVCAAPEVVPMGAAAVARTLDPTLKEVTYNPRYDEMYAPVQGPEHPDLTMQQRAPRNTLAGYVEKAHINAFEFENQRRTFHTYGYALDPTVDEAADGQSYVGDLQSAYDDNGKTVFEAPKPKKMRKQEKNDNPEDVEGFLGPWGKFENEVSVAKPNEQERAELDELLSKRHKRGRIPEDKPLEEKSTLHIKDAYDYQGRSYLHAPHDLGVNLRSNAPPPKCFLPKAHIHTWTGHNKGISSIRWFPKTAHLLLSGSMDCRVKLWEVYGDRRCVRTFSGHRQAIKDIAWNNKGSHFLSASYDRYIKLWDAETGDVVSRFTTRKMPFCVKFHPDNSKQHLFVAGTSDKKIICWDTRSGDIVQEYDRHLGSVSTITFVDDNRRFVTTSDDKSMRIWEWDIPVDMKYIADPTMHSMPAVTLAPNGKWMACQSLDNKIVIFSALNRFKMNRKKTFTGHMVSGYACQLDFSPDMSYLVSGDGDGKCYIWDWKTTKMYKKWQAHDGVCISALWHPHEASKLVTAGWDGQLKYWD